GGATATGTTCGCCCTTGTAACGAATCCCCTTCCCCTTATAGGGCTCGGCCGGGAAAAAGCCCCGGATTCGCGCCGCAGTTTCCCCGACCAGATACTTGTCGGGACTCGATAGCGTGATCGCGGTTCCCTCCACGACTTTCGCCGTCACCCCGGCGGGCAATGTGTATTCAATGGGATGGGAGAACCCGAGGGAAAGCGTCAGTTTCTGGCCCTGCAACTGGGCGCGAAATCCCACGCCTTGGATTTCCAGCTCTTTAACGTAGGGTGTTGCCAGCCCTCGCACCATGTTCGCAATCAGGCTGCGCGTGGTACCGTGCAAGGCGCTCATGCCCTTGTCATCGCGGAGGGCTTTCACTCGAACGGATGGTCCCTCGACGGAAACCTGGATACCATCGGGAATCCGAACTGACAGCTCGCCCTGCGGGCCTTTGCCCTTTGCGACGTTTCCTTCCACCGTGACGGTGACGCCTTTGGGCAACTCGATGGGTTTGGCTCCAATCCGCGACATAATCATCACCAAATGTAACAGAGGACCTCGCCGCCGACCCTCGCCCGACGGGCCTCGCGATCTGTCAAGATCCCGCGGGAGGTGCTGAGTACGGCAATGCCCGTCCCCCCTACCACCCGGGGCACGTCCGCTGCTTGTACGTAGCGGCGGATGCCGGGCTTGCTGATCCGCCGCAGCCCCCGGATGACCGGCCGCTCACGCTTGTAGCGCAGGTGCAAGCGCAACGTTTTCTTCGCGCCGTCTTCCAGCGTTTCAAACGAGATGAGATAACCTTCACTGGCCAATATCCGGGCGATCTCCTCCTTGAGCCGGGAATGCGGGACCTCGACCTCCCGCAACCCCGCCCTGGCCGCATTCCGGATTCGGGTCAACATGTCGGAAATGGGATCGCTAAGACTCATATTCTTCCACCCTACCAGCTTGCTTTCACGACGCCGGGAATCAGTCCCTTGGAGGCCATTTCCCGGAAGCAGATGCGGCACAACTGAAACTTTCGCATGTAGGCGCGGCGGCGGCCGCAATTCTTACAGCGATGATACGCGCGCACCTTGAACTTTGGCGGGCGTTCCGCTTTGACCATCCACGAAATTTTCGCCAAGTGCGTACCTCCAAACTTAGTGGCCTAGCTCGTTGCAAAGGGCATGCCCAACATCCGGAGCAGGTCCTTGGCTTCCTCATTGGTCCGGGCCGTCGTGACCAATGTGATGTCCATCCCGTGGACCTTCCTGATCTGGTCAGGATCGACCTCCGGGAAAATGGTATGTTCCTTGATGCCGAGGGTGTAATTCCCCCGGCCATCGAACCCGCGGTTCGGAACCCCTCGAAAGTCGCGAATACGGGGCAGCGAGACGTGAATCAGTCGCTCCAAAAATTCGTACATACGAGCCCCGCGCAACGTCACCCGCGCGCCAACGGGTTGCCCCGCACGCACCTTGAAATTGGCGATACTCTTTTTCGCCTTCGTCACCTGAGGCCGTTGACCTGTGATCCGGGCAAGATCTTCCACCAGCGACTTGAAGGTATCCTTGTCCACCTGGGAACTGATGCCCATGTTGACAACGATCTTGGTCAGCCGAGGAATCTGCATCACGTTCGCATACCCGCGGGATTGCCGGAGCGCGGGCGCGACCTCTTTGCGGTATTTTTCCTGTAGCGCTGCCATAGATCCTTACCCCTCACCCCGCTGGCTTCGCCGCTTTTTTCGCGCGCGATTCGTCAAACCGCACAAGTTTCGAAACGTGCAGCGGCGCCTCGCGCTCGATGATGCCCCCCTTCGGATTGTCCTGCGTCTTCCGCATGTGGCGCTTGACGTAATTGACGCCCTCGACAATCGCAAGCCCCTCG
This genomic interval from Kiritimatiellia bacterium contains the following:
- the rpsH gene encoding 30S ribosomal protein S8, whose product is MSLSDPISDMLTRIRNAARAGLREVEVPHSRLKEEIARILASEGYLISFETLEDGAKKTLRLHLRYKRERPVIRGLRRISKPGIRRYVQAADVPRVVGGTGIAVLSTSRGILTDREARRARVGGEVLCYIW
- a CDS encoding 50S ribosomal protein L24 encodes the protein MERVRHIKRGDVVYVRSGEHKGKTGKVLRVMPREGLAIVEGVNYVKRHMRKTQDNPKGGIIEREAPLHVSKLVRFDESRAKKAAKPAG
- a CDS encoding type Z 30S ribosomal protein S14, with the translated sequence MAKISWMVKAERPPKFKVRAYHRCKNCGRRRAYMRKFQLCRICFREMASKGLIPGVVKASW
- the rplF gene encoding 50S ribosomal protein L6 yields the protein MSRIGAKPIELPKGVTVTVEGNVAKGKGPQGELSVRIPDGIQVSVEGPSVRVKALRDDKGMSALHGTTRSLIANMVRGLATPYVKELEIQGVGFRAQLQGQKLTLSLGFSHPIEYTLPAGVTAKVVEGTAITLSSPDKYLVGETAARIRGFFPAEPYKGKGIRYKGEHIRRKAGKAVA
- the rplE gene encoding 50S ribosomal protein L5, with protein sequence MAALQEKYRKEVAPALRQSRGYANVMQIPRLTKIVVNMGISSQVDKDTFKSLVEDLARITGQRPQVTKAKKSIANFKVRAGQPVGARVTLRGARMYEFLERLIHVSLPRIRDFRGVPNRGFDGRGNYTLGIKEHTIFPEVDPDQIRKVHGMDITLVTTARTNEEAKDLLRMLGMPFATS